The Aphanothece sacrum FPU1 sequence CAGGTATGAATATAAGCTTTATCTGTATAGGTTTCTTTAAAAGGTGCATTTTTTATCTTTGCTTCTTGAACAACTTCTTTACTATATTCCCAAAGATGATTATTATTCTCAGGAATTAAATATTCTAAAAAAGTTTCTAACATTCCTCTTTTTTTATTATCTGGCATCATCCAAACACCAAATTTTAGATCTTTGCTATTATGTTGAAATGAATGCAATAAACCTGTTTATGGTAATTCTTGGGGAAGATCAGTAATTGTTGGTAAACAGACATTACGAATACTTTGCCATCTATCTAAAGGGTCATCATCTGCATCAATAATGATACCTAATGATATTAATCCTCTATCTTCCAACTCTGTATATATTACATCTTTATCAAGTAAATTCTCAATACCATCATAAGATTTAATTTTAACGATAGCTGTATCTTTTGTCTGTCCCCAAGTAATACCATTTGCTTCAATTAATTCTGGTATAACTCTTTTGTCTTCATCTCCTTCTACTAATAGCTTTTTTAAGGCTTTTGTTGTCATATTTAACGTACCTCAATCCCTCTTTCAGCAGCAATGACAATTTGTTTAGAATTAAAAGCAACTGCTTTCTTTCTATCCCGTTCTATTCGTTGAATGGTAATTTCATTATCTTCAATTTCTTCTTTTTGAATTAAACTTGCCAGACTCGTCCAACAATCACTATTATGGGTTGTGGCAAAAACTTGTATATTGAGTTTTCTGGCAGTTAATAAAATTACTTTCCACATATCAAATAAGGTTGTAAAGTGTAATCCTGTATCAATTTCATCCACTAATAAAACTCCATTTTCTAGATTAACCATTGCCAAAATAATAGACAAAATTCGCCAAATACCATCCCCTAAACTACCTATGGGTACTGGATGTCTTTGATCAGAAAATTTAATAACAAATCCTCCACTTTCTCCATAAAATCTAGAATTTATGCTATACTTTTCTTTCCCTACTGAAGCAATTCTTTCAATTTTGGGTTCAATAATTTGAAGTGCTTCAATAATTAATTGTTCATTAGGACTTAAAACAATATTATCAAACAATTGAGTTAAATCTGTGATATCTAAAGATAAAGGAGTTATTCGTTTTGTCTTAGTTAAGAAACCCGAATGTATTGTTTTAAATTTACGTGGGACAGATTTTTGAGAAATAGTATCATTGGGCAATAAATGTACTTCTATCGGTTCAATAATTAAGGGAATCTGATTTGATTTGATAATTAAATCAAGAGTTCCTATATTTTCATTATCACTTTCATCCTCTCTATCAGTCAAGTCAAGATTTATCTCTCTAATATATGAATCTATACATATAATTAATTCTTCTTCTTGCTTATTATTGTCTGTACCCCTAATTAAAAACTGATTTCCTGGGTTAATTTCATGACCATGAAAAAGATGCCTAATTACATATTCACGTTCACGGTTTCCTTGAATTTGATTGTTGTTCCAAAAATATTCACCTCTATATTCCATTAATTGTAAAATTATATTTAGATGACCATTGTAGCAAAATATTTCAATTGCTTCTAAAATAGATGTTTTGCCACTATTATTTTCTCCCACAAGTAGATTAATCTTACCCAGATTTTCTAAATCAAATTCCTGGAAACTTCTAAAATTTTCAATATGTAATGACTGCAACATATACTATTAACTCCTAACGAATGATTAGGACACTTAATTAAATGGTAACACATCCTTGACCATAACTATCTGAATTGTTCAATACTACTCGCCAAAATACCTAATATCTTATTCAAATCAGACAAATAATATTCCGTTAAATCAATAAAAATATCTGTATTGTGTAACTTCAAAAAACGCCAGTTTGTCCCCGAAGTGACTACACCTAAAATTATGAAAATCTCATTATTCTCTTGTTGATTAAATATTTGTGCGGCAACCATTTCAGCAATACATTGACCTAACCCTGCATTCAAATCTTCTTTTTTCGCCTCGACTAAGATAATAATAGGTGCAGCAATAAACAATTTTTCAGGAGAATGACTAATTAAAAAATCACAAATACCATTCAACTCTTGAGTTTCATCAACAGTAAAATTAACCCCAGAAAATAGATTAATTTCATCTCTAAATTTTCGTTTAAGTTC is a genomic window containing:
- a CDS encoding AAA family ATPase, whose translation is MLQSLHIENFRSFQEFDLENLGKINLLVGENNSGKTSILEAIEIFCYNGHLNIILQLMEYRGEYFWNNNQIQGNREREYVIRHLFHGHEINPGNQFLIRGTDNNKQEEELIICIDSYIREINLDLTDREDESDNENIGTLDLIIKSNQIPLIIEPIEVHLLPNDTISQKSVPRKFKTIHSGFLTKTKRITPLSLDITDLTQLFDNIVLSPNEQLIIEALQIIEPKIERIASVGKEKYSINSRFYGESGGFVIKFSDQRHPVPIGSLGDGIWRILSIILAMVNLENGVLLVDEIDTGLHFTTLFDMWKVILLTARKLNIQVFATTHNSDCWTSLASLIQKEEIEDNEITIQRIERDRKKAVAFNSKQIVIAAERGIEVR